The proteins below come from a single Zea mays cultivar B73 chromosome 8, Zm-B73-REFERENCE-NAM-5.0, whole genome shotgun sequence genomic window:
- the LOC103635941 gene encoding LOB domain-containing protein 1, whose translation MDCSSDTAVCAVAVAAAAAPSPPSSSPRPPAPALSPCAACKILRRRCVDRCVLAPYFPPTEPHKFATAHRVFGASNIIKLLQELPEAHRGDAVSSMVYEAAARVRDPVYGCAGAIWQLQRQVNDLKAQLARAHAELAGARAQHAHLLALLCVEVAASSPPSYDCAAGYSASPSRHQLAAVVAANPVMADAVDGALHQTQAGPVSWAEEALWT comes from the exons ATGGACTGCTCCAGCGACACGGCCGTCTGCGCCGTGGCCGTGGCCGCGGCCGCGGCGCCATCACCTCCTTCGTCATCGCCAcggccgccggcgccggcgctgAGCCCGTGCGCCGCGTGCAAGATCCTCCGCCGCCGCTGCGTGGACCGCTGCGTGCTGGCGCCCTACTTCCCGCCCACCGAGCCGCACAAGTTCGCCACCGCGCACCGGGTGTTTGGCGCCAGCAACATCATCAAGCTCCTACAG GAGCTGCCGGAGGCGCACCGGGGCGACGCCGTGAGCAGCATGGTGTACGAGGCGGCGGCGCGCGTCCGGGACCCCGTGTACGGCTGCGCCGGCGCCATCTGGCAGCTGCAGAGGCAGGTGAACGACCTCAAGGCGCAGCTGGCGCGCGCCCACGCCGAGCTCGCCGGCGCCCGCGCCCAGCACGCGCACCTCCTCGCGCTCCTCTGCGTCGAGGTCGCCGCCTCCTCGCCGCCGTCCTACGACTGCGCCGCCGGCTACTCCGCCTCCCCCTCGCGTCACCAGCTAGCGGCGGTCGTCGCGGCCAACCCCGTGATGGCCGACGCCGTCGACGGCGCCTTGCATCAGACGCAGGCCGGCCCCGTCAGCTGGGCCGAGGAGGCGCTCTGGACATGA